GACGAGCTGAAGAAGCGCGGCTTCGCCATCGGCACGGTGGGCAACGCCCCGACCGCGCTGGACCGCAAGGTGCCCGGGCCGGCCCAGGTGATCAGCGGACCGGCCGGCGCCGGCTCCGCCGTCCTGCTCGCCGCCCAGGTGGCCGGTTCGACCGCCACCGAGGACAGCCGTACCGACGCCACCGTCGACCTGGTGATCGGCGACGCCTGGACGGCCGTGCTCGACCCGACCGCGGCGGCCGCGGCCCTGGCCGAGGCCACCAAGCCCTCGCCCACCCCGTCCGTGCCCGGTAGCTGCTGAGCCGGACGCACCCGGCAGACGCGGAAAGGGCCCCACCGGTGACCGGTGGGGCCCTTTCCATGTCCATCGTGCCGCGTCGGCGGTGGCTTCGCGCCGCCGCCCGGGCGGCGCGGTCGGCGGCTGGGTCAGCCGGCGGTGCCGTAGAGGCGGTCGCCCGCGTCGCCGAGGCCGGGGACGATGTAGCCGTGCTCGTTGAGGCGCTGGTCCATCGCGGCGGTGACCACGGTGACCGGCTTGCCGGAGAGGGCCTTCTCCATCAGCTCGACGCCCTCGGGGGCGGCCAGCAGCACCACGGCGGTGACGTCGGTGGCGCCCCGCTCCAGCAGCATGTTGATGGCCGCGACCAGGGTGCCGCCGGTGGCCAGCATCGGGTCGAGCACGTAGACCTGCCGGCCGGAGAGGTCGTCCGGCATGCGGGTGGCGTAGGTGGAGGCCTCCAGGGTCTCCTCGTTGCGCACCATGCCCAGGAAGCCGACCTCGGCGGTGGGGAGCAGCCGGGTCATGCCGTCCAGCATCCCGAGGCCGGCCCGGAGGATCGGGACGACCAGCGGGCGCGGGTAGCTCAGCCGGGTGCCGGTGGTGACGGCGACCGGGGTGGTGATCTCGACCTCGTCGGTGCGGACGTCCCGGGTGGCCTCGTAGGCGAGCAGGGTCACCAGCTCGTCGGTGAGCCGCCGGAAGGTCGGCGAATCGGTGCGCTCGTCGCGCAGAGTTGAGAGCTTGTGGGCCACCAGCGGGTGGTCGACGACATGGAGACGCATGGTCCGACCATAACGGCCGTCGGCACATCCGTACGACTCGCGGGGGGCGGGCCGGAGGTCTTGTGTCAATGACCGAAGCACTGCTCGGGCTGTGGTATCCGTCGCACACATCTGGGAAAGTCGGACGGTATGAAGAGCACCCCGACTCGGAAATCTTCCGCTGACGCGGCGGGCGGGCCCGGCTCGACAGACGAGTCCCCGCCCGTCCCCGAGACCGACGCGGAGCGGCGAAAGCGCCGCGCCGTGTTCCTCAGAGAACTCGCCGAAGCCCGCGAGCTCCGTGCGCGGGTCCAGCCCCGGCGCACCAAGGAGCGCCGAATGCGTGAGGCCATGCGGATGCGGACCTTCCGGATCTGACGCAGGACCGGCCGCTCGGCCGGCCACGGGCGGGCCATTCCGACACGACCTGCGAAGACGCGCTGCCGAACACCCCCCGCAGCGGCGGGCTTTCTGTCACGATGCGATGGGACGGTCCGAACAAGCGGACCGCCTCTGGCGCGGGGGCGGCCAGACCGCGTTCGCCCGAGATCGCCGACAGCCGAGACCAGATTGGGAGTGTCCCTGGTGGCGTACTTCGCTGCACTGCTTGCTCGCACCGGTGCCGGTTGGGATGTGAGCGAGACGGAACTCGACGAGGTGGAGACCCTGAGCGACCTGGCGGACCTGGCCCGCGAGGCGTCGTTCGACGACGAGACCGTCCTGGTCTTCATCGAGCAGGAGGACGCCTGGTTCGGTGTCGTCCGGGTCGACGGCGAGGAC
The window above is part of the Kitasatospora sp. HUAS MG31 genome. Proteins encoded here:
- the upp gene encoding uracil phosphoribosyltransferase, with the protein product MRLHVVDHPLVAHKLSTLRDERTDSPTFRRLTDELVTLLAYEATRDVRTDEVEITTPVAVTTGTRLSYPRPLVVPILRAGLGMLDGMTRLLPTAEVGFLGMVRNEETLEASTYATRMPDDLSGRQVYVLDPMLATGGTLVAAINMLLERGATDVTAVVLLAAPEGVELMEKALSGKPVTVVTAAMDQRLNEHGYIVPGLGDAGDRLYGTAG